The following DNA comes from Hippoglossus hippoglossus isolate fHipHip1 chromosome 12, fHipHip1.pri, whole genome shotgun sequence.
ttagaACAGAGTGCGTCACTCATCGAGGGAGCTGGTCACAGAAACAGGTTAATAAATTAAAGCTACTGAGGATAAGTGGAACATTTATAAAATTCGACTTTTTGAACCCAACAGGTTTTTGTCAGAAATGTTGAGACAAGTCAGATTTTAAAGGATTGTTACCCAGGCACACGgagagccatgcacagctccactaaggctgcttacagtgttcatttggAGGCTGTTCATACACATCGGAACAGTAAAAAGGATGTTTTCCAGTTTTTAACCGGCTCTGTCAATAATTGACTGCTCCTCATTCCTGCTGCGCACTGCCAACCGCATCGAGCCAAGCAGAGCACTCGCTGcagtctcctccagctctccataCATTTTCTACGTtgacaaattctgttgtttttaccctaTTAcactgtgtgttagtgtgtctgagtgagtgtctgagtgagtgagtgagtgaggtgAGCAGCggcgtcagtgtgtgtggcCCCGTCACCTTTCCCTCTAGTTACGGGAACGTTATACAGAAGCTACGCAATTCGTTTAGTTATAAACCTCTTATAGTGATGAATTTGGCTCTTGACAAACGTGGTCACTATAAGTGGTTTACACTGGGCTAGAAATTTGACGGAGGTGGTCTTCTCGGAATTTTCTATGAAGGAAAAACCCTGGCTTAGTTGTAAACTGTGTAAACTGCAGGAGGCCAGAATAATCGGCATGAGTCTGATAAATAAATCTTCCCACTCACCTTGTGCTTTGAGAATAGCCGCCTTTCCCCTTCCTGCACCAGATCCTTGGTTCTTGTTCTTCATACTCTTTAACATAGGCGCATTCTTTAACATGTCTGGTAAGATCAGGAAGCGGATTTTGCTGCCACGAATGTAGACTTGCTCCAACTGCGCCACCCGGCCATCACGGTAAGTCACTGTGATATTTGACATCTGTAGCAATGgaagaaagatttttttaattttagttgCTTGCCGGTttaatcacagctgacattttttacagtgttatAGTAAATTACCCATattttttgaataaaatacACAAGCTAAATTAAGCTTGAATTAAATAGTAAAGACTTAAGCTAAATAACAATCCAAGCCATTCTGTTGAATCAGTGGTTCACAATTTTGGTCTTTCAATAACACAACTCTGCTCATTTATTTCTAACCATCTGAACTGGTTTAACAACTTGGATTCTAGAATATAACAAGTACGGCATAATTTCCTGtcacttatttatatttatctagCTTCAAATACAATAATTTAGACAAGagtaaaacacagaggaaatatcTTAAATAAGAAATAAGTGAAACACTTAACAGCAGCACCTGCAGAAAAGTTCAATGGGGTACAGTGCAAATTTCCCCcttaaaaacattgtgaaatgaTCACCTTTATGGGTATTACTTTCTGTAGAACCAGGACTGAATAAAAATAGTTTGACTGCTGTCGCAAAACCAAATTTTAACTTGTAATCAATAATCTCCGATTTAGACACAAGTAATCTAGTAATCACTGTGTGAACCAGCTTATTTCCCAAAAGGCTCAGAACATAACTGTGGCGGTGTCCttatttattctatatttatagTGATCAAGACCAACCTGGCAGTTCATGTTGTCCTCGGCCTCGATCAGCTTGCCCCGGTACACCTCTCCAGTGTTGGTCTCACAGGTCACGATGTGTCCCTCTGCTTCATGCAGAACCTTGATTGGTACGCCGATGGACATTTTTCAACTGTGTTCCTGAAACACAACAAGTATTGAAAGAGCGTGTTAAAATATGCTGTTCCCATTATAATCCCTGCAATACTAAGATGTCAACTCCCACCATCCTATCCTCTCCAATGTAGTACTATTTAGCACGATAAGTTGTTGTTGGGCTGAAACAGTTTCTTGTAGCTAGTTTTAGTTGTACAGCAAAATATCACTTTGATTTTTGTTATGTTTAAAAGCTAAGAAACCAGGAACTGGCTCCGTCAGAATAATTTGTTGTGCGACTCCATTAGCAGCATTAGCAGCTCTGGTGCTGCGAATACAAATCATCCTGTGAGGTGGCGACCACAGTTGCAAACATTACAGTGAAATGGTTCATAGTATTTTTTAAAGCAGTTTAAGAACAATGAACTTCAAGTTTGATAATAATAAGACGTGTGTAATCGCAGAGGCAAGGGGGGAGTTGCCTGCTAGCTAAATTAGCCGCGTTAGCCGGCTAGGCTAACTTATAAAATAACGCAGAGTACAGAACCAGAGCAAAGATCTCCACACATTATATGAAGCTAGTTGCTGCTACAACCTACAAACCAACATTCAACAGGACTTCAGCTccatttcaaacatttgaatttcaaaCGTACACTTTGAGCGCAGATAATAGACGCAGCCATGTTGGCTACGTGAATGAATAAGGTGCAGATGCGCCACAGGGCCAAGCACCACTGTTGGTTAAGCAAAGCTAAGCGATTACCcagatttataaaaaacaataacacgTTTACCTGGATTCTGCTCTggaaacagattttctttgtgGTTTAATTCTTGACTCTGCAACGTGCTCTTGTCGCTTTCGCGTCTCTTTTTGAGCCTTCTTCCgcttacccacaatgcaacagtaGTCAAGTGAAGTGCTTCCGGTGGAATGGAACCCGTGGTGCATCATGGGACTTGTATGTTCGAGCTCGGGAAAATCATCTTATTTTGTGATGATTCCTGTGACATCAGTTTTATACAAAGCAGCACATACTAACTATTTAGtagtttataaaataaatggtGTCCTAGAAGAAGGCCAATTGGATTACAGTGGTGGGATtaaacaaagtacatttactttgttattgTGCCTAagtatatttttcatgtatatGTACTTTACTTCAGTAGATTCATTTTCAGGTATAGGATACTTTCCACTGTTACCCCACCACATGTCAGGAGAtgtctgtactttctactccaatTCCATTTTTACAAAGCATATCATTCTTCATTAATGACAGAGTGTGAACTATTCTTGTATCAAACTGAATATACAGTAGGCACAAACTTTAAGTTTAAATTGCTTTTACTCAagaagaaaagttaatgtggtactttaacttttacctgagtacatttttgtctttttctctgcactttttaagtaaaatgtttgagtacttcctcccCTACTGTTTGATTGTATTTCTACTGGACATCATCCTCTCATGAATCCTGCTGGAGCCTGTAATCACATAACAAATATTGGTGTCTGTGAGGCAGGacagtgttttgtgtatttatcttCATCACTTTTATTGTATACAAAACAAATGACTCAGGTTTGAAtagtacaaaaaaaactaagCATACAACATCAAAGGGAAATGGCTTTATTGATTTGCATACTGCTGTAAAATGCCACAAAGTGTAATAAACAACtgatatgtatatatttaaaaataaataaatacacagtacGTGAGCTAGAAACATACCCATGTATGCTTCTTCCTGGATTTCTGTAAAGCACACAAGTGTTGCTTAATGCCCCGCAGTGAAAGGGCCTCTAAATGAGGAGAGCGAAGGCATAATGGCATAATAAAAGACATCATCAAATGAACCTTCATTTGATTTCCATTGCATTAGGCCCATTGACTGGCGTCAGCAGCAGGGCCGCTCTGTAAACACCTCCTGCAGAGTCGTCTGTGGccgtgcgtatgtgtgtgtgttacaagcATATGGGCTGATATTTGGTTAGACCCGCAAGCTTTGTTTTGGGTGTGTGGTAACTGGCTCGTATACATCAGCGCCTTTGAATCATCTGTCACTTAGTTGTTGTTGAGGCAGCAACAGACACGTGTTGCCGGGCAGTTATCAAACCAGCATCATCAGGTGTTCTGTGGTCATCCAGCAGTTTGAGAAATGACTTTTCAACAGATCTATAAACAAGAGATAGTGCTCGCCTTGAAATACCTGTCAAACATCATTGTTTCCCCCACGCTCGCCTCGTATCACTCAGTCCAATAGTCACAATTATCTTGAAAAAACCTCAATAAAAAGTGAACTACTGCGGAATAAAGACATATTTAATTCTCCAGTGGGTAAAAATAACACAGGTGACCATGTACAAAATAATGCAACATTatcatataaatgttttaaaaacacgtATACAGTGGATCCAGGGCAGTTGAAAGTACTTTTATGCACTCCAAGATGCAAATTGTTTAAAAGAcacctaaaaaaaaatgtgggaGAATTTAAGCATTAGCacgtttctttgttttcttgtagATTTGATCCAAATCAGAGATCGGTGCTGAGAACAAAGTAACCAAGCAAAACAAGATATTACAacaaaaagatgaaacacaGCTTTACTGCTGCTATCGATCTGCTTTGTTCATCCTTCGTGTTATTTGCAGAATGTTATATATTTGACGGCagtataaatacagtttatattcCTAAATCTCTGTGTCATGAGACTTCTGTAAGCTCTGCAGAGCAGGTGCAGTCCGTCTGTTTTAAGAAGCCGGCATGAACATTCACAAAAGTAATACCACTCCCACTGTCTCTCAGCTCCAAAGCATCTGTTGTTCCCCCGAAATATGTGTCTGACTCTTTTCCTTCCTGCGCAGCAAATCCCATGATGCACGGCAGCTGCTGTGTTAGTGAACCGCTTCTTATTTGGTGACAGTTGGGTGTGTGGCCACCTGGTGCAGAGTCTAACTTTGTGGTCCAGTGGCAAGATGCCTCCTGGTTAGCTTTGGTTTGCTTTGAACCAGGGTCTAGGATGTAACTGTTTACTACAGTGCCACATGATGACTCTTTACTGGTgcgggaagaggaagaagtccTGACgatgctgctcctgctgctcccaACACCTCTGCCATCGCCAAGCCCATGCATATCCCCCTGCCCCAGGATGTGCTGGGACAGGATCCTCCGGAAGGTCTCCCTGAACTCCCGAATGCGATAGGCATAGATGAAGGGATTCACAACGGAGTTAGCATGGGAGAGGATGATGGCGATGTTCATCAACCAGATGTCTGGGCGATTGCAGTCGGGACACATGTGGTTGAAACAGTTGATGATGTGCACTGGAAGCCAGCAAAAGGCAAACATCCCCACAATGATGGACAGTGACTTGGCGGCATGCACCTCCTTCTGCAGGGTGGAGCGAGTTGAGCTCGAAGGTGAGGTTACCACTGCAAGAGCGGGCATGTGTGCAGCTTTGAAACCAATCATCCGGAGCTGGTGCTGCGCGGCCATGAAGATGTTGGCATAGATGACCAGCATGACCAGCAGAGGCACCAGCACACAGCAAAAGAAGTTGAAATAGACCATGTAGTCCATGGTGACCACTCTTTCGAACAGACACTCGCACAGGCTATTTGGGCAGGTGCTGCTTGTGTTGGTGGCGGCTTCGGTGTTCAAACCTGTGCAACAGAGACAGGGGGgattttttgtttaattgtggCAACAGTGAACAAGCACGGTTTGGGATTTAGGTGACCCCAAATTCaactgtttacctgtgttctCCTCAGTAATCATCTGTGCTGTGAGTTAGAAAGATTGACACTAGTGGGAAAATGCCGGCTTCATTTCTGAACTCGAGCACTTTTCTCTAGTGGTTCAATACTATTAATGCATTTTTGCGGTTTTACTCAAGTGTCTATTTCATGCTTTTCTCCCTCattctgtgtgtctgttcattCTGAAAACAATTGTTCtagaaatgtgttgttgtagCTTAAAACAGGATGTGGTTGGAAATAAAGATTTTCAGATGTCATTGCTTCGAACAActgacaatgaaacaaacacaagtcaAAACTCAGACATTAGACTATCTTCTCAGAAACCGGAGTAACAGTGTTTGACTTCACATTTTCCTACAATGTAGGGTAAGAAGATTTCTGAGGCATTGGAAGCATGCGTTTACGTTGTTCTAAATGAATGGCCCACCTGTGTTCCAGCCCAGCATCGGAGTCAGGCCGATGACCACGGAGAGGACCCAGCACAGGGTGATGATGGCCTTCGCCCTCTGCCCTGTCACCAGGCTGTTGTACCTGAGAGGAGGACACACTAATACATGAGGGCCGGCTGCCTTATCTAACTTCATTATGATCGTATCTGCAGCAAAGTCAATATGAGGTGATTCAAATGAGGACAAAATGGTTGTGCATTCAAGCGTGGGGgaattattcatttaataaaCCTAGGAAAGATATTAGTtgtcctgctttttttttttttttactgttttttagGTAAAGAAGACAGCGTATGAGAGTGCTGCCATTACTGGAAAACGTACATTAGCtgagtttaatttgaattaGTTACTTGATGCTAATGGAGCTGGAATGTCATTAAGGAAAGATACAACTGAAGCGTGTATCGACGGTCCCAGATTGTTATTGTGCTGAATCCAAATGGGCAAGATGGCggcaggatattttagcttcatttcaggatagtgggaggaagtggagaagtgtcgtccatctttatttgcagtgaTGATTTGATGGCTTGTAACTCAACTCTGACTTGGATTTGGTTTCACAGAAGGGAGTTGGGAGGCTTTCGTGTCAATAAACTTAAACACAAATATGATGTGTATCGACGATATGAGCAGAAATGTGGTCTTagctttaatatttaaaagcGTTTGTGGTATAAATTCAAAGTCTGGACATTTGTGTTTGGTCAGCATATGTCCGATCTGTCAGGAACTTGGCAAATGTCTAGACAGCAGGACCTGAttccttaaaataaaaaaataaatgaaaaaagattcaaacatcattttattttgaagttacTTGCAAACTCTACTTTCTAGGAGTTGCCAAGAAAAATCTGCTCGAATAATAATTTATTCTTTGTAAGATCAACTACACTTAATCAAAAACAGTCCCCCttgtaatatacagtatatatatatatatataaagctaTGTAAACTTCTGATGAATGATTGGTTTGCTGTCATCTGTGAGCACACACAAGGATGCAGGAGCTGTTATGCAACTGCTTATGCAAATCTATCACCTGCTGTGTTTCACTCAATGAAATATCCTCTCATGACTGGAGTAACGCAGCGGTGATTAAACAGCCGTGGGTTTGGTTTTGTTCTTAGCTGCAAAAGCAATTGGGCTATTTTACGATGTTATTTGAATGGTGTTGATTTACATGGATGAAAATAACGCTTCAGCTTGTTTAAATATTCTCAACAGCATGAAAACAGGAACCCAGTAAGGCCGGTGGAGATGCATATCTCTGTCTGAACACTGGATTTGCTTGATGCGTAGAAGGATGACGCGAGAtctactcaactgatttccatgaaatttgctGGAGGTGTGGGGCACGAGCCAA
Coding sequences within:
- the snrpd3l gene encoding small nuclear ribonucleoprotein D3 polypeptide, like isoform X1, whose amino-acid sequence is MSIGVPIKVLHEAEGHIVTCETNTGEVYRGKLIEAEDNMNCQMSNITVTYRDGRVAQLEQVYIRGSKIRFLILPDMLKNAPMLKSMKNKNQGSGAGRGKAAILKAQGEWEDLFIRLMPIILASCSLHSLQLSQGFSFIENSEKVYN
- the snrpd3l gene encoding small nuclear ribonucleoprotein D3 polypeptide, like isoform X2; its protein translation is MSIGVPIKVLHEAEGHIVTCETNTGEVYRGKLIEAEDNMNCQMSNITVTYRDGRVAQLEQVYIRGSKIRFLILPDMLKNAPMLKSMKNKNQGSGAGRGKAAILKAQVAARGRGRGGMGRGNIFQKRR
- the adora2ab gene encoding adenosine A2a receptor b; protein product: MLKSDQLVYIVLELVIACLAVAGNILVCWAVCLNSNLQTITNFFLVSLAVADIAVGLLAIPFAISISTGFCANFYGCLFIACFVLVLTQSSIFSLLAIAVDRYIAIKNPLRYNSLVTGQRAKAIITLCWVLSVVIGLTPMLGWNTGLNTEAATNTSSTCPNSLCECLFERVVTMDYMVYFNFFCCVLVPLLVMLVIYANIFMAAQHQLRMIGFKAAHMPALAVVTSPSSSTRSTLQKEVHAAKSLSIIVGMFAFCWLPVHIINCFNHMCPDCNRPDIWLMNIAIILSHANSVVNPFIYAYRIREFRETFRRILSQHILGQGDMHGLGDGRGVGSSRSSIVRTSSSSRTSKESSCGTVVNSYILDPGSKQTKANQEASCHWTTKLDSAPGGHTPNCHQIRSGSLTQQLPCIMGFAAQEGKESDTYFGGTTDALELRDSGSGITFVNVHAGFLKQTDCTCSAELTEVS